In Elusimicrobiota bacterium, one DNA window encodes the following:
- a CDS encoding pyridoxal phosphate-dependent aminotransferase, producing the protein MKLSEKLAAIQPSLTLGLSAKAKALQAKGVDVINFGAGEPDFDTPDNIKAVAKTELDKGFTKYTATTGIIELKQAVCDKFHRENGLEYKPENIIISCGAKHSLYNTIMAITNPGDEVILPGPYWVSYYEQILLAGGKPVIANTDETTGFKLTPDLLKKYLSPKTVGLILTSPSNPTGAMYTMDELKVIADIVLSHPNAMVISDEIYEKIFYGDFKPVSIASLSPEIQNRTIIINGVSKTYSMTGWRIGYLASTDTVLIKTIGNFQDHVTSNPVSFAQKAAVAALNSDLAVVNAMVSEFKTRRDYIVAELNKIPGVKCFLPQGAFYAFPNIAGVLTKKYNGSGIQSSLVLSELLLQHAKLAVVPGIAFGANNYLRFSYATSMKNIVEGIKRFAEFVNKLV; encoded by the coding sequence ATGAAACTATCAGAGAAGCTCGCGGCGATCCAGCCGTCGTTAACCTTGGGATTATCAGCAAAAGCTAAGGCTCTACAGGCTAAAGGCGTGGATGTAATTAATTTCGGCGCAGGTGAACCTGATTTTGATACACCGGATAATATCAAGGCAGTAGCAAAAACTGAGCTTGATAAAGGGTTCACAAAATACACAGCAACTACCGGAATAATCGAACTCAAGCAGGCGGTATGCGATAAGTTTCATCGAGAGAACGGGTTGGAATATAAGCCAGAGAATATTATTATTTCCTGCGGTGCAAAGCATTCGTTATACAATACAATCATGGCAATAACAAATCCCGGGGATGAAGTCATACTTCCGGGCCCGTACTGGGTGTCGTACTATGAACAAATCCTTCTTGCCGGAGGAAAGCCTGTAATTGCAAACACTGATGAAACAACAGGGTTTAAACTAACCCCTGATTTATTAAAGAAATATTTATCCCCAAAGACTGTTGGGTTGATACTCACGAGCCCGTCAAACCCTACCGGCGCGATGTATACCATGGACGAACTAAAGGTTATCGCTGATATAGTATTATCACATCCCAACGCTATGGTGATATCCGATGAAATTTATGAAAAAATATTTTATGGTGATTTCAAACCCGTAAGTATCGCTTCTTTATCACCAGAAATACAAAACCGTACTATTATTATCAACGGAGTATCAAAAACATATTCAATGACCGGGTGGAGGATAGGATATCTCGCAAGTACAGATACGGTATTGATAAAAACTATCGGTAATTTTCAGGATCATGTAACCTCAAACCCTGTATCTTTCGCTCAGAAGGCCGCTGTTGCTGCGCTTAATAGCGATCTCGCAGTAGTCAATGCGATGGTTTCTGAATTTAAAACCAGGCGGGATTATATTGTTGCTGAACTAAACAAAATACCAGGGGTTAAATGTTTTCTCCCTCAAGGAGCGTTCTATGCGTTCCCCAACATTGCCGGAGTATTAACTAAAAAATATAACGGATCCGGCATACAGTCGTCCTTAGTATTATCCGAACTGTTGCTGCAACACGCAAAATTAGCGGTTGTACCCGGTATAGCTTTTGGCGCGAATAATTATCTGCGGTTTTCTTACGCAACCTCCATGAAAAACATTGTGGAAGGAATAAAACGGTTTGCTGAATTTGTAAATAAATTAGTATAA
- a CDS encoding VWA domain-containing protein, with the protein MKKGPSVLAALLLIVLPLTLSAAELVTVAVTKFDNFTGKNEYDTLSITVPSYIVTSLVGTKGINVIERDRFEKVLYEQKLELTGLIDPAAVSRIGQLLSADFLVTGGISISGNNLRLDIHIINVKTGEIVVAHKAYATGKDQVETVSGFLAKKVASAIVPSEETVVTQQPQVVNADKVLNIAVDLSNPYVINVNENTVYARVGLYTGTKKPAVKRVPLNIALVIDRSGSMEAEKKLEYVKKAALTAINNLASDDIVSIIAYDTNVNVLYPASKIGDKNKVIKLIKSLSSGDSTNLSGGLEEGLRQVLSKNSKDRLNRVILLSDGIANVGKTTINELKDIAKKCAGEQVSLTAMGVGTSYDEKVMLALAEVGNGNYYFIDNPEKSAEIFAREFNGLLNAVAKNIKLCISPGTGCEVDKIVGYETRKDGKDVYITISNMVELETRSIVIRFGRLPEFRDTLDLAKVSVEYENVDTPGYTVSESSGVVLYKTTAKEVYNKHVNAEVEKDVELILSGEIMKEVSSLMAENRNEEAQRILGKQISRVINQSVALSAPGLNDQAAVMMQQYAQLNTEIDTEKSAARQKLFDYAGAPAAAELKASSTKQKTAAVKAVQEYGYAQTQQRSTAAPVSPGTASAAQQLSAGGTVTETDKQKIGDYIKAGQEYYHQKKFDAAQMEWSRVLVIDPDNELIKSYLKQLAGMKEKSN; encoded by the coding sequence ATGAAAAAGGGACCATCAGTACTAGCTGCGTTGCTTCTGATAGTATTACCATTAACCCTATCAGCAGCGGAATTAGTTACAGTGGCAGTAACGAAGTTCGACAATTTTACAGGTAAGAATGAGTACGATACGTTAAGCATTACAGTACCGAGTTATATCGTTACCTCTCTCGTAGGGACAAAAGGTATCAATGTAATAGAGCGCGACCGTTTCGAGAAAGTGTTATACGAACAAAAACTTGAACTCACAGGTCTTATTGATCCCGCGGCAGTATCACGGATCGGGCAGTTACTGAGCGCCGATTTTTTGGTTACCGGCGGAATAAGTATATCCGGTAATAATCTGAGGCTGGATATACACATCATAAACGTAAAGACAGGCGAAATCGTGGTTGCACATAAAGCGTATGCTACAGGTAAAGATCAGGTTGAGACAGTATCAGGGTTTTTAGCGAAAAAAGTTGCAAGCGCAATTGTTCCTTCAGAAGAAACAGTTGTAACACAACAACCGCAGGTAGTTAACGCGGATAAAGTGTTAAATATTGCAGTTGATCTTTCCAACCCATACGTTATTAATGTAAATGAGAATACTGTATATGCCAGGGTTGGGTTATATACAGGTACGAAAAAACCCGCAGTGAAACGCGTACCGCTAAACATTGCATTGGTAATCGACCGCAGCGGGTCAATGGAGGCAGAAAAAAAACTGGAATATGTAAAAAAGGCTGCGCTTACCGCAATTAATAACCTTGCAAGCGACGACATAGTATCTATTATAGCTTATGATACCAACGTTAATGTTCTATACCCCGCGAGCAAGATCGGGGATAAAAACAAGGTCATAAAACTTATCAAATCGTTATCATCAGGCGATAGCACCAACCTTTCCGGAGGGCTCGAGGAAGGCTTGCGGCAGGTATTGAGTAAAAACAGTAAGGACCGCCTTAACCGCGTAATACTTTTATCCGATGGGATTGCAAATGTAGGGAAAACAACGATTAATGAACTGAAAGATATCGCAAAAAAGTGTGCCGGAGAACAAGTTTCACTTACCGCTATGGGCGTAGGAACGAGTTATGACGAAAAAGTTATGCTGGCGTTAGCAGAAGTTGGGAACGGCAATTATTATTTTATTGATAACCCAGAAAAGAGCGCAGAGATATTCGCACGTGAATTCAACGGGTTACTCAACGCTGTTGCGAAGAATATTAAGTTATGTATCAGCCCAGGAACCGGTTGCGAAGTAGACAAAATCGTGGGGTATGAAACCAGGAAAGACGGGAAGGATGTTTATATAACAATTTCTAACATGGTAGAACTTGAAACCCGCAGTATTGTTATACGATTTGGCCGGTTGCCAGAATTCAGGGATACGTTAGATCTTGCAAAAGTAAGCGTAGAATACGAAAACGTTGATACCCCTGGATATACGGTATCAGAAAGCAGCGGGGTGGTGTTATACAAAACAACTGCAAAAGAGGTATACAATAAACATGTCAATGCAGAGGTAGAAAAAGATGTGGAGCTAATATTATCTGGAGAAATTATGAAAGAAGTATCATCACTGATGGCGGAAAACCGTAACGAAGAAGCACAGCGTATTCTTGGCAAACAAATCAGCCGCGTGATAAACCAGTCCGTAGCGTTGAGCGCGCCGGGGTTAAACGATCAGGCAGCGGTAATGATGCAGCAGTACGCGCAACTGAATACAGAAATTGATACTGAAAAATCTGCAGCACGCCAGAAATTATTTGATTACGCCGGTGCACCTGCTGCGGCAGAACTAAAAGCATCGTCTACAAAACAAAAAACCGCTGCCGTTAAAGCAGTACAGGAATACGGGTACGCGCAAACACAGCAACGCAGTACCGCCGCACCGGTATCTCCCGGCACGGCTAGTGCTGCCCAACAGCTGAGTGCCGGAGGAACAGTTACTGAAACAGATAAACAAAAAATCGGAGATTATATAAAAGCCGGGCAAGAATATTACCACCAGAAAAAGTTTGATGCCGCGCAGATGGAATGGAGCAGGGTATTGGTAATCGACCCGGATAACGAGCTTATAAAAAGTTATTTAAAACAACTGGCTGGTATGAAAGAAAAAAGTAATTAG
- a CDS encoding DUF1343 domain-containing protein encodes MTIIRMLSVLVLSGTVIFQTSGFLYSADAKIKLGLEVLVSKKLDLIKGKRIGLITNPTGVNSKLQSDIDVLAKIPELKITALFGPEHGVRGDAPAGAKITFSTDTKTGLPVYSLYGATRSPTPQMLKDVDVLVFNIQDVGARYYTYIYTMAQSMKSAKDNGKKFIVLDRPNPLGGLNVEGPVLEPEFSSFIGMYSIPLVHGMTIGELALLFNEKFDINCDLEVIPMEGWTREMLWDDTGLDWINTSPNIPTSQTVLLYPCIGFIGELQQVSEGVGTTRPFEYVGAPWVDADTLADTLNAFRLPGVYFRPMHYQPFFHIFTKQQVHGVQIHITNPRTFKPVSTGLHILSVLNNLYGDKIILPMDNSSGFSKAMGNASTATGLEGNKPAKDIISSWQEGIDAFMPVRAKYLLYK; translated from the coding sequence GTGACAATTATTAGAATGTTATCAGTACTTGTGTTATCAGGTACCGTAATTTTTCAAACATCGGGGTTTTTGTATTCTGCTGATGCAAAAATTAAGTTAGGCCTTGAGGTTTTGGTATCAAAAAAACTTGACCTCATTAAAGGTAAACGCATAGGATTAATTACCAACCCAACCGGGGTAAACTCAAAACTGCAGTCGGATATTGATGTACTCGCAAAAATACCGGAACTAAAAATTACCGCATTATTTGGCCCGGAACACGGTGTCCGTGGCGACGCACCAGCAGGTGCGAAGATCACGTTTTCTACGGATACAAAAACCGGCCTCCCGGTATACAGTTTATATGGAGCAACAAGAAGCCCGACCCCGCAGATGCTGAAGGATGTGGATGTATTGGTTTTTAATATACAGGACGTTGGGGCGAGGTATTATACGTATATCTATACAATGGCGCAATCTATGAAATCAGCGAAAGATAATGGCAAAAAGTTTATAGTCCTTGACCGCCCAAACCCGTTAGGAGGCCTTAATGTTGAAGGCCCTGTCCTGGAACCGGAATTCTCATCATTTATTGGTATGTACTCAATCCCGCTTGTCCACGGGATGACCATCGGAGAGCTCGCACTGTTATTCAACGAAAAGTTTGATATCAACTGTGACCTTGAAGTAATACCAATGGAAGGCTGGACCCGCGAAATGTTATGGGATGATACCGGGTTGGACTGGATAAACACTTCACCAAACATCCCAACATCACAGACTGTATTATTATATCCATGTATAGGTTTTATTGGCGAATTACAACAAGTATCCGAAGGCGTAGGTACTACTAGGCCGTTTGAATACGTTGGTGCGCCATGGGTTGATGCGGACACCCTGGCGGATACATTAAACGCATTCAGGTTACCCGGCGTATATTTCCGCCCAATGCATTACCAGCCTTTCTTCCATATTTTTACAAAACAGCAGGTACATGGCGTGCAAATACATATTACCAACCCAAGAACATTTAAGCCGGTATCCACAGGATTGCATATACTATCAGTACTGAATAATCTGTACGGCGATAAAATAATTTTACCGATGGATAATTCATCCGGGTTTTCAAAAGCTATGGGTAACGCCAGTACAGCTACCGGATTGGAAGGAAACAAGCCAGCAAAAGATATAATTTCATCATGGCAGGAAGGAATAGACGCTTTTATGCCTGTCCGCGCTAAGTATTTGTTGTATAAATAA
- a CDS encoding UvrD-helicase domain-containing protein: MKKQMIDQQTRVDAAVQLDKNAVVIAGAGTGKTRLLVDRATFILLNPKQDFPGNMNRFVAITFTEKAAAELKERIFVRMLRIISTIDGIGSYNDKLESSEHWVYDYLIKEYKFSKEELRTRAEMVLTNLDKAVVGTIHSFAAHILRLAPLTAGVDPEFEVDEGVKFDQVFTREWSRWLETELCENATNGNAWKTVLRVVSIESVKTFVRHLSEFGTNLAVVRKASEVTLDIKKYKNIADVLYEKYYTAKIEKRSEQRFVKNDDTIRVIKSLMDNYPDTKISSLSSDDIRCFNYKLTTTGGWTIEDIAEANSLRIFLTSDIVTSTLKLILPFIEIFRREYLREGAVSFDGILSLCRDMLRSNHSIREEFKHEFSAFLVDEFQDTEPSQGEIILYLCEHPGRCAESISILNLVPGKLFIVGDPKQSIYRFRGADITTFERIRSLLISGGAVEYTLKTNFRSNNRIIDAVNSLFENIMPSYEPIHCHPDNTAALPHQTVEFISPQKTGVEPGEDKELNASDACVGEAFYIADWIIKNVGKLEITDTKTGVRKLRYNDIAILMRTGSKFDIYKDALKQEDIPYTVEGERSFYDVPEIHTMTNLLRCIADPGDTIALTGVLHSPVGGLNEKDIYILSKSSLLDYRQDVPVLIEKHKSINSVYAVLRELHVLSSTLGVYEIVNRTVELMGIDIIYATDYHGEQRVANINKFKIMALELGDLQGLTFNEFIDEVEEKLESSEPESEHALTDEMSDMVRMMTIHKAKGLEFNIVFLPNLHGGIQGNNRDAGPNDSMLTDWSSGKTGFGLGRFLTMEMAELKTTEKSILQAETVRVLYVAMTRARQKLVLLGNRTKKPVAGAFLKLYHPGNETQAPILEEKKLVTLVPYKFTAGITETTVDKKRVEAGVEFIPAEIVEAIKHRRKRLETIKNCPSFASATALRKKNGEDNDNRESYYDTAVTRYKHSDTSRVVGIIAHGVLESCKFDTIPGFEWINDAVTREIKVLEPLYPILDWREVRGEAVKVVSSFFNSPAMQVLLTCKIAAQEAVFMYSQDGQTFRGAMDLVYYNPSGGLVIADYKSDFIPEGVTPEKYAQKYKIQSSIYREALARCIPGIKIADIKFHLIFLRTGTVVPI, encoded by the coding sequence ATGAAGAAACAAATGATAGACCAGCAAACAAGGGTTGACGCTGCGGTACAGCTTGACAAAAACGCGGTAGTTATCGCCGGGGCGGGTACCGGAAAAACGCGATTATTAGTAGACCGCGCAACGTTTATCCTGCTTAACCCAAAACAAGATTTTCCAGGTAATATGAACCGATTCGTAGCGATTACTTTTACTGAAAAAGCTGCCGCAGAATTAAAGGAACGCATTTTTGTGAGAATGCTCAGAATTATTAGTACCATTGACGGAATAGGCAGTTATAACGATAAACTTGAATCCAGTGAGCATTGGGTATATGACTATCTTATTAAAGAATACAAATTTTCGAAGGAAGAACTACGCACCCGCGCGGAAATGGTCTTAACTAACCTTGATAAAGCTGTAGTGGGTACCATCCACAGTTTTGCTGCGCATATCCTGCGCTTAGCACCATTAACCGCAGGTGTTGATCCCGAGTTTGAAGTAGACGAGGGCGTTAAGTTTGATCAAGTGTTTACACGGGAATGGTCACGCTGGCTTGAAACTGAACTCTGCGAGAACGCAACAAACGGTAATGCGTGGAAAACCGTCTTGCGGGTGGTAAGTATTGAATCCGTAAAAACTTTTGTACGCCATCTTTCAGAATTCGGGACTAACCTCGCGGTTGTACGTAAAGCTTCTGAAGTGACACTGGATATAAAGAAGTACAAAAATATTGCGGATGTATTATACGAAAAATATTATACCGCAAAAATTGAGAAACGTTCTGAACAGCGGTTCGTAAAAAATGACGATACTATCCGCGTTATTAAATCCTTGATGGACAATTATCCTGATACCAAAATATCGTCATTATCGAGTGATGATATACGGTGTTTTAATTATAAACTCACTACCACTGGCGGGTGGACAATTGAGGATATCGCTGAAGCGAACTCTCTCCGTATATTCCTTACTTCCGATATTGTTACCTCAACGTTAAAACTTATCTTGCCGTTTATTGAAATATTCCGCCGCGAGTACCTCCGTGAAGGAGCGGTATCGTTTGACGGAATATTATCCTTATGCCGTGATATGCTGAGATCAAATCATTCTATCCGTGAAGAATTTAAACACGAATTTTCTGCATTCCTTGTAGATGAATTCCAGGATACCGAACCTTCGCAAGGAGAAATTATACTGTACCTCTGTGAACATCCCGGCCGGTGTGCGGAAAGTATTTCTATACTAAACCTTGTACCGGGAAAACTTTTTATTGTTGGCGATCCTAAACAATCAATTTACCGTTTCCGCGGAGCGGATATCACAACATTTGAACGTATCCGCTCATTACTGATTTCCGGCGGAGCAGTAGAGTATACACTTAAAACTAATTTTAGGAGTAATAATCGTATTATAGACGCTGTAAACTCACTATTTGAAAACATAATGCCTTCTTATGAACCTATACACTGCCATCCGGATAATACCGCTGCACTGCCGCATCAAACCGTAGAGTTTATATCCCCCCAGAAAACAGGTGTTGAACCCGGTGAAGATAAAGAACTCAATGCTAGTGATGCTTGTGTTGGTGAAGCTTTCTATATAGCGGACTGGATTATCAAAAATGTTGGGAAACTGGAGATAACTGACACAAAAACCGGAGTAAGAAAGTTAAGGTACAACGATATTGCCATCCTCATGCGTACGGGCTCAAAATTTGATATCTACAAAGACGCTTTGAAACAGGAAGATATTCCGTATACCGTTGAAGGCGAACGCTCTTTTTATGATGTCCCCGAAATACATACGATGACAAATTTACTGCGTTGCATCGCAGATCCCGGTGATACCATAGCGCTGACCGGTGTTCTACACTCCCCTGTGGGCGGGTTAAACGAAAAAGATATATATATCCTCAGCAAATCATCTCTGCTTGATTACCGCCAGGACGTTCCCGTATTAATAGAAAAACATAAGAGTATCAACAGCGTGTATGCTGTCCTCCGGGAATTACACGTTTTATCCTCAACTCTCGGGGTGTATGAGATAGTCAACCGCACGGTGGAACTCATGGGGATTGATATTATTTACGCTACAGATTATCACGGGGAACAGCGTGTGGCAAATATTAATAAGTTTAAAATTATGGCGCTTGAACTAGGCGACCTTCAGGGTTTAACCTTTAACGAATTCATAGATGAGGTTGAAGAAAAACTTGAATCCTCTGAACCGGAAAGCGAGCACGCATTAACTGATGAAATGTCTGATATGGTGCGTATGATGACTATCCATAAAGCTAAGGGGTTGGAGTTTAACATTGTCTTTCTCCCAAACCTGCACGGTGGAATCCAGGGTAATAACAGGGATGCCGGGCCAAATGATTCTATGCTTACCGACTGGAGCAGCGGGAAAACAGGGTTTGGGTTAGGGCGGTTCTTGACAATGGAAATGGCAGAGCTCAAAACTACAGAGAAAAGTATTCTTCAGGCTGAGACGGTACGCGTATTGTACGTTGCAATGACACGCGCGAGGCAAAAACTTGTTTTACTTGGAAACCGTACAAAAAAACCGGTTGCCGGCGCATTTTTGAAACTATACCACCCGGGAAATGAAACTCAAGCACCGATACTTGAAGAAAAAAAGTTGGTCACATTGGTACCCTACAAATTTACAGCGGGTATTACTGAAACAACGGTTGATAAAAAAAGGGTTGAGGCCGGAGTTGAATTTATCCCTGCTGAAATTGTTGAAGCTATTAAACACCGGCGTAAACGTCTGGAAACTATAAAGAACTGCCCGTCTTTTGCTTCCGCCACGGCGTTACGCAAAAAAAACGGGGAGGATAACGATAACCGTGAAAGTTATTACGATACTGCGGTTACCCGTTACAAACATAGCGATACCAGCCGTGTAGTAGGTATAATAGCGCATGGCGTGCTTGAATCCTGCAAGTTTGACACTATCCCGGGTTTTGAGTGGATTAACGATGCGGTTACCCGGGAAATTAAGGTCTTGGAACCGTTATACCCGATACTCGACTGGCGGGAGGTTAGAGGTGAAGCAGTGAAAGTTGTCTCTTCTTTTTTTAATTCACCTGCGATGCAAGTATTGCTTACCTGCAAAATTGCTGCACAGGAAGCTGTGTTTATGTACTCACAGGACGGGCAAACATTCCGCGGGGCAATGGATCTAGTGTATTATAATCCCAGTGGCGGACTTGTTATTGCAGATTACAAAAGTGACTTCATACCTGAAGGCGTTACGCCTGAGAAGTATGCTCAAAAGTATAAGATTCAGTCATCTATTTACCGTGAAGCCCTCGCACGTTGTATACCGGGAATAAAAATTGCGGATATTAAATTCCATCTAATTTTTCTGCGGACCGGTACGGTGGTACCTATTTAA